One Candidatus Paceibacterota bacterium DNA segment encodes these proteins:
- a CDS encoding PQQ-dependent sugar dehydrogenase: protein MHKKLLIGVGIVAVLIAAIFIVGPMRIAYWVGYRVPEPTPIPADGSADFLTLPPTVGARAFAQGLEGPRAIAFDPRGRMVVSEMKAGRITRLDDTNRDGSAEARTVLMAGLTNPHGIAFYTNDAKKTFIYIAEERGVWRYPYDLATGSITNTAKREQIMSFPVGGRHVTRTIAFGPKLRKNEIVSGPGAPKLSGFLSETKLYATVGSSCDVCVEEATWKYGSLLEADPEGTYTAEFAGGLRNTVFFTFHPITKEIWGTDMGRDNLGDDLPPDEVNIIRSEQSYGWPFCYGDRVRDTKFNPGRFSRTDIQTDCAKTIPAAIELPAHSAPLGIAFVPAKGWGSLGGQLLVAYHGSWNRSTPTGYKVVRFAVDAKGNVSDSGDFITGWLRDGKLFGRPVDLKFGPDGALYISDDAAGAIWRVAPQS from the coding sequence ATGCATAAAAAGCTTCTTATAGGTGTCGGCATTGTTGCGGTGCTCATTGCCGCTATTTTTATCGTTGGACCAATGCGTATCGCTTATTGGGTCGGGTATCGGGTGCCAGAACCGACACCAATTCCTGCCGACGGCTCTGCTGATTTCCTCACGCTTCCTCCAACTGTTGGCGCACGCGCATTTGCGCAGGGTCTTGAAGGACCACGCGCCATTGCGTTTGATCCGCGCGGCCGCATGGTGGTAAGTGAGATGAAAGCAGGACGCATCACGCGCCTTGATGATACAAATCGCGATGGGAGCGCTGAGGCCCGCACGGTGCTTATGGCTGGCCTTACGAATCCCCACGGGATTGCGTTTTATACGAACGACGCAAAAAAGACTTTTATCTACATTGCGGAGGAGCGTGGTGTGTGGCGGTATCCCTATGATCTCGCAACGGGCAGTATTACCAACACTGCGAAGCGAGAGCAGATCATGTCATTTCCTGTTGGCGGGAGGCACGTGACGCGCACAATCGCCTTTGGGCCAAAGCTACGTAAAAATGAGATCGTGAGTGGCCCTGGAGCGCCAAAACTTTCAGGATTTTTGAGTGAGACAAAGCTCTATGCAACGGTCGGCTCTTCGTGTGATGTGTGCGTTGAAGAGGCGACGTGGAAATACGGGTCATTACTCGAAGCGGACCCTGAGGGCACGTATACTGCAGAGTTTGCGGGCGGTTTGCGGAATACGGTCTTTTTTACATTTCACCCCATAACGAAAGAAATATGGGGCACCGATATGGGTCGCGACAACTTGGGAGACGATCTTCCGCCTGACGAAGTAAACATTATTCGTTCAGAGCAGAGCTATGGATGGCCGTTTTGTTATGGTGATCGGGTGCGTGATACGAAGTTTAACCCAGGGAGATTCTCGCGAACGGATATTCAAACTGATTGTGCAAAAACTATTCCCGCGGCGATTGAGCTTCCTGCGCATTCAGCGCCTTTGGGTATTGCATTTGTTCCGGCGAAGGGCTGGGGCTCACTCGGCGGGCAATTACTGGTGGCATATCACGGCTCATGGAATCGGAGTACGCCCACAGGGTATAAGGTGGTGCGCTTCGCCGTGGATGCGAAAGGTAACGTGAGTGATTCCGGTGACTTTATTACCGGGTGGTTGCGTGACGGCAAGCTCTTTGGGAGGCCCGTTGATCTCAAGTTTGGTCCCGATGGTGCGCTGTATATTTCTGACGATGCCGCTGGTGCTATCTGGCGCGTTGCTCCGCAATCATGA
- a CDS encoding tetratricopeptide repeat protein, whose protein sequence is MLGSSAQQRTRMLMILGLCISVFFVYATNLQNPLFWDDTDWIVNNPAVHSISWDTITFWFSHNTLAGIGLQSNYYRPFLFFTFAINYVLHGAAPFGYHLVNNVLHIANVVLVFLLLERAFQKRFIPFVVAAIFGLHPLQTEAVTYVAGRGDPLHVFGMLAALWMLLKARETHARRWYIGAMVASVLALLSRETAVIFPLLASVYFLSFVAVGSVRQAIVGVARYLWPFFGISLVYGILRLTVLNFENTLNFFAQSNPYTESVFVRLMTFASLLTEYASMFLWPLGLHMERSAVVYTHILQLPVLIPVLFVSALIGLCVILVRRLRTVEEGRPNSAHLLFFALGWFFSCMALTSGITPVNALIYEHWLYLAMVGPLTAGAWAAWRIWERNMFTWVRPLMATGFVVAVIVFSILSIQRNRLWGDPLAFYLDILRYEPQSARINNNVGNIYYDRGEYARAEEYYWKAVAAEDTFPQPHYNIGSILLARNDIYGARAAFEKAVAIDPAFPYAYEGLASIAAKEGDLALARTMIQKWVELLPSHPIGYLNLGRIEARIGNRAEALAALEKGLSLAAPGSEIRALIEKELSSL, encoded by the coding sequence ATGTTGGGATCATCCGCACAACAACGCACCCGCATGCTCATGATTCTCGGTCTTTGCATTTCGGTATTTTTTGTATACGCAACAAACTTACAAAATCCCTTGTTTTGGGATGATACTGATTGGATCGTCAACAATCCCGCGGTGCACTCTATCTCGTGGGACACTATTACGTTTTGGTTTTCGCACAATACGCTTGCCGGTATTGGTCTGCAGAGCAACTATTATCGCCCCTTCTTATTCTTTACGTTCGCCATAAATTATGTGCTCCACGGTGCGGCTCCTTTTGGGTATCACCTTGTGAACAACGTACTCCACATTGCGAATGTAGTGCTTGTGTTCTTGCTTCTAGAGCGCGCCTTTCAGAAGCGCTTTATCCCCTTTGTTGTTGCGGCGATATTTGGGTTGCATCCGCTCCAAACTGAGGCGGTGACATACGTTGCCGGTCGCGGAGATCCTCTCCATGTTTTCGGCATGCTTGCGGCGCTCTGGATGCTTCTGAAAGCCCGTGAAACACATGCGCGACGCTGGTATATCGGCGCCATGGTGGCAAGCGTGCTTGCGCTCTTAAGTAGGGAGACCGCAGTTATCTTCCCCCTCCTTGCTTCAGTGTATTTTCTTTCGTTTGTTGCGGTGGGATCGGTGCGACAGGCGATTGTGGGGGTGGCGCGCTACCTCTGGCCGTTTTTCGGCATTTCGTTGGTGTACGGCATATTGCGCCTTACGGTTTTAAATTTTGAAAATACACTTAATTTCTTTGCGCAGAGCAATCCATATACGGAGAGTGTGTTTGTCCGACTCATGACCTTTGCGTCGCTGCTGACCGAATATGCATCGATGTTCTTGTGGCCTCTTGGATTGCACATGGAGCGTTCCGCGGTGGTCTACACGCACATTTTGCAGCTACCCGTCCTGATCCCGGTACTTTTTGTGAGTGCGCTTATTGGCCTCTGTGTCATATTGGTGCGACGCTTGCGAACCGTTGAGGAGGGCCGCCCGAACAGCGCGCACCTTTTGTTTTTTGCGCTGGGGTGGTTCTTCTCCTGCATGGCGTTGACCTCGGGCATTACGCCCGTGAACGCGCTGATCTATGAACATTGGCTCTACCTTGCGATGGTGGGGCCACTTACCGCAGGCGCGTGGGCCGCATGGCGTATATGGGAACGGAATATGTTTACGTGGGTGCGCCCACTCATGGCTACAGGGTTTGTGGTGGCTGTCATCGTGTTCAGCATACTTTCGATCCAGCGCAATCGTCTGTGGGGAGATCCGCTCGCATTCTATCTAGACATTCTTCGCTATGAGCCACAGAGTGCGCGCATTAACAACAATGTCGGCAACATCTACTACGATCGAGGTGAATACGCGCGCGCTGAAGAGTACTACTGGAAAGCGGTTGCTGCCGAAGATACCTTCCCACAGCCACACTATAATATCGGGAGTATTCTTTTGGCCCGTAACGATATCTATGGCGCGCGAGCTGCATTTGAAAAGGCCGTTGCCATTGACCCCGCCTTTCCCTATGCATATGAGGGACTCGCCAGCATTGCTGCAAAAGAGGGTGATTTGGCGCTTGCCCGCACGATGATACAAAAGTGGGTTGAACTCCTTCCCTCCCATCCTATCGGATATCTGAATTTAGGGCGCATTGAGGCAAGGATCGGGAATAGGGCGGAGGCGCTCGCGGCATTAGAAAAGGGGCTCTCCCTAGCGGCGCCGGGGAGCGAGATTCGAGCCCTCATTGAGAAGGAGTTGAGCTCTCTCTAG
- a CDS encoding tetratricopeptide repeat protein, producing MAFFERALVARTPWAVFLTALALSVVLFAPSIGGAFVFDDGIVIVGNPLIGGVPDVGSIFSTSYHAYQPRTGLYRPLTILSYALNAWLFGDGPVSFHVVNLVLHAGVITAVFVLVRMLSTPRIAGATALLFALLPIHVEAVASIVGRAELMMALGFLGAIIAGLSRKSFLSALLFLAGLLSKETAVAVLPVLGVMLWYRGVGMRDIAMAMRWHVAALALFLGIRIMVLGEYAFSTDASMVYNAIAHAPSWLTGVAMALRVVWEGFARVWAPFSLSSDYSYSVFSSLSWFGSLLGALIILSAILAVVRYRNTLYGYAGALFLFPLLVVANIIVPIGTIFAERLWYIPSAGLSLLAAGVCMRMYEQWPRIVRVGGIAAIAVYAIVSFQRSGVWVSEEALFQSAFAAQPESVVNQTNMAYLDLKNERLANARSRIDAVLLKAPEHAPALNLAGAIAQRQGDYTAAEGFWKRAIQARPDYLNAYRGLGALYYDAGYFVDARAVLSDALAVYPRWSEVWYLSLVHIALGDTDAARVLLDTHAARAVPDELTFARALLAHAEGRTEDARALGAGITTPRLQRALEDVLPQP from the coding sequence ATGGCATTTTTTGAGCGCGCATTGGTAGCACGAACCCCCTGGGCTGTCTTTCTGACAGCCCTTGCGCTTTCCGTGGTGCTCTTTGCGCCGAGTATCGGCGGCGCATTTGTATTTGATGACGGCATTGTCATCGTCGGCAACCCTCTGATCGGAGGCGTTCCTGACGTGGGAAGCATTTTTAGTACCTCATACCATGCATACCAACCGCGCACGGGACTCTATAGGCCCCTGACTATTCTTTCGTACGCGTTGAATGCGTGGCTCTTTGGGGATGGGCCTGTTTCGTTTCACGTAGTGAACCTTGTACTGCATGCAGGAGTGATCACCGCAGTATTTGTGCTTGTTCGTATGCTGTCTACACCTCGCATTGCTGGGGCGACGGCACTCCTTTTCGCTCTATTGCCAATACATGTAGAAGCGGTCGCTTCTATCGTCGGGCGCGCGGAGCTCATGATGGCACTTGGCTTTCTAGGCGCCATCATAGCGGGACTTTCCAGAAAATCTTTTCTTTCTGCTCTCTTGTTCCTTGCAGGGCTCTTATCCAAAGAAACTGCTGTTGCAGTCCTCCCGGTGCTTGGGGTGATGCTGTGGTATCGGGGGGTCGGTATGAGGGATATCGCGATGGCAATGCGTTGGCACGTTGCCGCGCTCGCCCTCTTTCTGGGGATTCGCATTATGGTGTTAGGTGAGTATGCTTTTTCTACTGATGCGTCTATGGTTTATAACGCAATTGCGCATGCGCCCTCATGGCTCACTGGGGTTGCTATGGCGCTGCGCGTCGTGTGGGAGGGTTTCGCGCGGGTATGGGCGCCTTTCTCGCTTTCGTCCGACTATTCATACAGCGTCTTTTCATCGCTGTCGTGGTTTGGTAGCCTGCTAGGTGCCCTTATTATATTGAGTGCGATCCTTGCCGTCGTGCGCTATCGAAACACGCTGTATGGATATGCGGGCGCGCTCTTTCTTTTTCCTCTTCTCGTTGTGGCGAATATCATTGTGCCTATTGGTACGATCTTCGCAGAGCGACTGTGGTATATTCCCTCTGCTGGGCTTTCACTTCTTGCCGCTGGCGTCTGTATGCGCATGTATGAGCAATGGCCTCGTATAGTGCGGGTTGGGGGAATCGCGGCGATAGCGGTGTATGCGATTGTGTCTTTCCAGCGTTCGGGTGTATGGGTTTCAGAAGAAGCATTATTCCAGAGCGCATTTGCTGCACAGCCAGAGAGCGTGGTGAATCAAACGAATATGGCGTATCTCGATCTCAAAAACGAGCGCCTTGCAAATGCACGCTCGCGTATTGACGCGGTACTACTTAAAGCTCCGGAGCATGCTCCAGCGTTGAATCTTGCGGGCGCTATCGCGCAACGCCAAGGTGACTACACGGCTGCTGAGGGGTTCTGGAAGCGAGCGATACAGGCTCGTCCTGATTATCTCAATGCGTATCGTGGCCTTGGAGCGCTGTACTATGATGCGGGTTATTTTGTAGACGCGCGTGCGGTGCTTTCCGATGCGTTAGCCGTATACCCACGTTGGAGTGAAGTGTGGTACCTCTCCCTTGTACACATTGCGCTTGGGGATACTGATGCAGCGCGTGTATTATTAGATACACACGCGGCGCGAGCGGTCCCTGACGAGCTTACATTTGCACGGGCGCTGCTCGCGCACGCAGAAGGTCGCACTGAAGATGCGCGAGCGCTAGGGGCGGGCATCACTACGCCGCGATTGCAGCGTGCGCTCGAGGACGTATTGCCGCAACCATGA